A single window of Flavobacterium sp. 140616W15 DNA harbors:
- a CDS encoding cytochrome c oxidase subunit 3: MEMTMTADEYRARSAKSSKLILLFAMVSMTMMFAGLTSAFVVSKSRTDWLKDFQLPPAFFYSTLVIIGCSVTFHLAKNAMQKDNRKATTNLLLTTLALGILFVVLQFVGFGQIVANGYYFTGAESTITTTFLYVVTVTHLFHLAGGIISLLVIIYNHFKQKYNSTQTLGIELGAMYWHFLDFLWVYLFLFLYFFK; this comes from the coding sequence ATGGAAATGACAATGACAGCAGATGAATATAGAGCAAGGAGCGCTAAGTCATCTAAATTAATTTTATTGTTCGCAATGGTTAGTATGACCATGATGTTTGCAGGACTTACAAGTGCTTTTGTGGTTAGTAAGTCAAGAACCGATTGGTTGAAGGATTTTCAATTGCCACCAGCATTTTTTTATAGTACTTTGGTAATTATTGGGTGTAGTGTTACTTTTCACTTAGCCAAAAATGCAATGCAAAAGGATAATAGAAAAGCAACAACTAATTTACTTTTGACTACTTTAGCATTAGGAATCTTATTTGTGGTTTTACAATTTGTAGGTTTTGGACAAATAGTAGCAAATGGCTATTATTTTACAGGAGCTGAGAGTACAATAACTACAACTTTCTTGTATGTTGTAACGGTTACACACTTATTTCACTTAGCTGGAGGGATCATTTCTCTCTTAGTTATTATTTATAATCATTTTAAACAGAAATACAATTCGACTCAAACTCTTGGAATAGAACTAGGTGCAATGTACTGGCACTTTCTTGATTTCTTGTGGGTCTATTTATTTTTATTTTTATATTTCTTTAAATAA
- a CDS encoding energy transducer TonB, translating into MNKGSLTFFIALFSLLGFSQVTNSIKVNSNFPSEEFPIFPTCESSKAKALEKCFYDQVQDLVFNNFQVPPTLRQNNYSGDVKVLFEVDKNGEFKVIYVNANNDELVKETKRLFATLPKIKPATYNGRATYSKYTIVINIPLKSTGQILEEALANAKIIKPAAKPLTELDSIVYKKYTNPEFESQLNIPFSHSYYAQFDGALNKVGSNNHTGSKPYTYAEVSKYYNLKAVNESLKKNVSTWFGRKLWNESLVEVEGEGYWFTLNAIMDLQLGKDTKSDISHTYVNTRALNFRGGLGKQLNFTTTVFESQGRFADYYNSYAQSIKPSGGNPGVVPGIGIGKEFKTNGFDFPSAEANLTYTPSKFFNFQLGYGRNFIGDGYRSLLESDGASPYPYFKMNTTFWKIKYTNTYMFLKDIREEATVDKTYASKFMANHYLSLNVTNRLNLGFFESVVWTNSNDRGFDVAFANPIIFYRSVEFASSAKSGNALLGLTAKYKWNDQINFYGQFLLDEFSVSDMKSGEKSWKNKFGYQLGAKYYNAFQIPNLLVQLEYNHVRPYVYSHSAVITNYGHNNQSVGHQWGGNFSELIAIARYHKGRYFADAKITTGKRGLDFDTTEDSFNYGANIYKSYDSKRPYNTGVKVGQGNKTAVFITDIQAGYLVNPATNLKLFGSLIYRSFDPTKDTEVTFKQSTTWFTFGLRADVFNWYFDY; encoded by the coding sequence ATGAATAAAGGATCCTTAACTTTTTTTATAGCATTATTCTCTCTATTAGGTTTTTCTCAGGTAACAAATAGTATAAAGGTAAACTCTAATTTTCCTTCGGAGGAGTTTCCGATTTTTCCAACTTGTGAAAGTTCAAAGGCGAAAGCCTTAGAAAAATGTTTTTATGATCAAGTTCAGGATCTAGTATTTAATAATTTTCAAGTTCCACCAACTTTAAGACAGAATAATTATTCTGGAGATGTTAAGGTGCTTTTTGAAGTTGATAAAAATGGTGAGTTCAAAGTAATTTATGTTAATGCAAATAATGATGAATTAGTTAAGGAAACCAAGCGTTTATTTGCTACACTCCCTAAAATCAAGCCTGCTACTTATAATGGGAGAGCTACGTATTCAAAATATACAATCGTAATTAATATACCATTAAAATCTACTGGTCAAATTTTGGAAGAGGCCCTCGCTAATGCTAAAATTATTAAACCTGCAGCTAAACCATTGACAGAGTTAGATAGCATTGTTTATAAAAAGTATACGAATCCTGAGTTTGAAAGTCAGTTAAATATTCCATTTTCTCATAGTTATTATGCTCAATTTGATGGCGCCTTGAATAAAGTAGGGAGTAATAATCATACAGGTTCAAAACCATATACTTATGCTGAAGTATCTAAGTATTATAATCTCAAAGCAGTAAATGAATCGCTTAAAAAGAATGTTTCAACTTGGTTTGGACGTAAACTTTGGAATGAAAGTTTAGTTGAAGTCGAGGGAGAAGGGTATTGGTTTACATTAAATGCTATAATGGACTTGCAATTAGGTAAAGATACAAAAAGTGATATTTCTCACACTTATGTAAATACCCGAGCATTAAATTTTAGAGGAGGATTGGGTAAACAACTTAATTTTACTACAACTGTTTTTGAAAGTCAAGGAAGATTTGCAGATTATTATAATAGTTATGCGCAATCTATAAAGCCTTCAGGGGGAAATCCTGGGGTTGTTCCGGGAATTGGAATAGGTAAGGAGTTTAAAACAAATGGTTTTGATTTTCCTTCAGCCGAAGCAAATTTGACTTATACACCAAGTAAGTTTTTTAATTTTCAATTGGGCTATGGAAGAAATTTTATAGGAGACGGATATCGTTCTTTATTAGAAAGTGATGGGGCAAGTCCATATCCGTATTTTAAAATGAATACAACCTTTTGGAAGATAAAATATACAAATACGTATATGTTTCTTAAAGATATCCGAGAAGAAGCAACAGTTGATAAAACATATGCCAGTAAATTCATGGCGAATCATTATTTAAGTTTGAATGTTACAAATAGACTAAACTTAGGCTTTTTCGAATCTGTAGTTTGGACCAATAGTAACGATAGGGGATTTGATGTGGCTTTCGCTAATCCAATTATTTTTTATAGATCAGTAGAATTTGCTTCCTCGGCTAAAAGTGGTAATGCTTTACTTGGTTTAACGGCAAAATACAAATGGAATGATCAAATAAATTTCTATGGACAATTTCTTTTAGATGAATTCTCAGTTAGCGATATGAAAAGTGGAGAAAAAAGCTGGAAGAATAAATTTGGATATCAGTTAGGAGCTAAATATTATAATGCTTTTCAAATTCCAAATTTATTAGTGCAGTTAGAGTATAATCATGTGCGTCCATATGTATATTCGCATAGTGCAGTTATTACAAATTATGGGCATAATAATCAAAGTGTTGGACATCAGTGGGGTGGTAATTTCAGTGAGCTTATTGCAATAGCACGATATCATAAAGGAAGGTATTTTGCAGATGCAAAAATTACTACAGGTAAGAGAGGTTTGGATTTTGATACAACAGAGGATTCATTTAACTATGGGGCGAATATCTATAAAAGCTATGATAGTAAAAGGCCTTATAATACTGGTGTGAAAGTTGGACAAGGAAATAAAACAGCAGTTTTTATTACTGATATACAGGCTGGGTATTTGGTAAATCCAGCAACTAATTTGAAATTATTCGGAAGTTTGATTTATAGAAGTTTCGATCCTACTAAAGACACTGAGGTTACTTTTAAGCAAAGTACAACTTGGTTTACTTTCGGATTAAGAGCAGATGTCTTTAATTGGTATTTTGATTATTGA
- the cyoE gene encoding heme o synthase, with product MDATQNSLSLKSIFNDFKEITKAGLAVSVLFSSIAGYLLGFDDKHPFQWTVLLVLAIGGYCMVGASNAFNQVIEKDLDALMDRTKNRPVPSGRMSSRVALIVASLLTIIGLTLLYTINPKTAMFGAISIFLYTSVYTPLKTVTSLSVFVGAFPGAIPFMLGWVAATGEFGIEAGTLFLIQFFWQFPHFWAIGWFLYEDYEKAGFFMLPTGKKDKGTALQVILYTVWLIVASLLPALGYTGKLFITPIAAVLVFLLGIWMLIYAVRLYKLRTAKAARTLMLVSVSYITLLQLIYIFDKFLR from the coding sequence TTGGACGCAACACAAAATTCACTTTCACTCAAATCTATATTTAATGATTTCAAAGAAATCACAAAAGCAGGACTCGCTGTTAGTGTTTTGTTTTCTTCAATAGCAGGTTATTTACTTGGTTTTGATGATAAACATCCTTTTCAATGGACCGTACTTCTAGTTTTAGCAATTGGAGGATATTGTATGGTAGGAGCTTCAAACGCTTTTAATCAAGTTATTGAGAAAGATTTGGATGCCTTAATGGATAGAACAAAGAATCGACCAGTTCCTTCTGGGAGAATGTCTTCAAGAGTAGCTTTGATTGTAGCAAGTTTACTAACAATTATAGGGTTAACTTTACTTTATACAATCAATCCTAAAACAGCAATGTTTGGTGCGATTTCTATATTTTTATATACCAGTGTTTATACACCTTTAAAAACGGTAACATCATTGTCGGTTTTTGTTGGGGCTTTTCCTGGCGCAATACCATTTATGTTAGGATGGGTTGCTGCTACAGGAGAATTTGGTATAGAAGCAGGGACACTTTTTTTAATTCAGTTTTTCTGGCAGTTTCCTCATTTTTGGGCTATTGGCTGGTTTTTATATGAGGATTATGAAAAAGCAGGGTTTTTTATGCTTCCTACAGGGAAAAAAGATAAAGGAACTGCATTACAGGTTATTTTATACACAGTATGGCTTATAGTGGCTTCACTTTTACCAGCTTTAGGATATACAGGTAAATTGTTTATTACACCAATAGCGGCGGTTTTAGTGTTTCTGTTGGGGATTTGGATGTTGATTTATGCAGTTCGTTTGTATAAGTTAAGAACAGCCAAGGCAGCAAGGACATTGATGTTGGTAAGTGTTTCTTATATCACCTTGTTACAGTTGATTTATATATTTGATAAATTTTTGAGATAA